Proteins encoded together in one Camelina sativa cultivar DH55 chromosome 9, Cs, whole genome shotgun sequence window:
- the LOC104714491 gene encoding transcription factor bHLH112 encodes MAEEFQATAAICGGGGGAWWNSPRSVMSPSDHFLSPCFGAAITSDDFGSQENIKSRMTCTDNNIVFGQREADSDSGGSTVTIDSTLQMMGLGFSSNSSTDWNQTILQEDLNSNFIRSSQDQDHGQGFLSTTTSPYILNPACSSSPSTSSSSSLLRTFYEPEPSPYNFISTSSGLINDPQLSWANKTNPHHQTAYGLINNFSNNPNSRPFWSSSSTTNVNNTTPTNFVTTPQIISTRIDDKTKNLKTRAQSESLKKAKDNESAAKKPRVTTPSPLPTFKVRKENLRDQITSLQQLVSPFGKTDTASVLQEAIEYIKFLHDQVTVLSTPYMKQGASTQQQQQQQISGKSKNQDNNENHELRAHGLCLVPISSTFPVANETTADFWTPTFGGNNFR; translated from the exons ATGGCGGAGGAGTTTCAAGCTACAGCGGCGATTTGTGGTGGCGGTGGCGGCGCGTGGTGGAACTCGCCAAGGAGCGTTATGTCTCCTTCGGATCATTTCTTGTCACCTTGTTTCGGAGCTGCTATCACTTCCGATGATTTTGGCTCCCAAGAGAATATCAAATCTAGGATGACTTGTACCGACAACAATATCGTTTTTGGGCAGCGAGAGGCGGATTCCGATAGTGGAGGAAGCACCGTGACGATTGACTCGACGTTGCAGATGATGGGTCTAGGGTTTTCCTCAAACTCTTCTACAGATTGGAACCAAACCATTTT ACAAGAAGACTTAAACTCAAACTTCATAAGGAGCTCACAAGATCAAGATCATGGCCAAGGATTCTTATCCACAACTACTTCACCTTATATACTTAATCCAGCttgttcttcatctccatcaacTTCTTCGTCCTCAAGCTTGTTACGAACCTTTTACGAACCCGAACCAAGTCCATACAACTTTATTTCCACCTCAAGTGGTTTAATCAACGATCCTCAACTCTCTTGGGCTAATAAGACAAATCCTCATCATCAAACTGCTTATGGACTAATTAACAACTTCTCTAACAACCCAAACTCTCGACCCTTTTGGAGTTCTTCATCAACAACTAACGTAAACAACACGACGCCGACCAATTTTGTAACTACTCCGCAGATAATCTCTACTCGTATCGATGACAAAACCAAG AATCTGAAGACAAGAGCTCAGAGTGAGTCTTTGAAGAAAGCAAAGGATAATGAATCTGCGGCGAAGAAACCAAGAGTCACCACGCCTTCACCGTTGCCAACTTTTAAG GTGAGAAAAGAGAATCTAAGGGACCAGATTACTTCATTACAACAACTAGTGTCACCTTTCGGAAAG ACAGATACTGCATCTGTTCTCCAAGAAGCTATAGAGTACATCAAGTTTCTTCACGACCAAGTCACT GTTCTAAGCACTCCATACATGAAACAAGGTGCCTCgacccaacaacaacaacaacaacag ATATCTGGTAAATCGAAGAATCAAGATAATAATGAGAATCACGAGCTAAGAGCACACGGTCTATGTCTCGTCCCGATATCAAGTACGTTTCCGGTGGCTAACGAAACAACAGCAGATTTTTGGACACCAACGTTTGGGGGCAACAATTTCAG gtga
- the LOC104714489 gene encoding uncharacterized aarF domain-containing protein kinase 2-like isoform X2, translated as MTLFSRFLITGVVKRTLFSNQNNRTAIRVSVRLPQFRIQSHGHHSLGLLHNVKGSCLGNYHNLARRSYSVLSASNVVKQHAQASWERFLYRVAMNRTWNLSRITQIAQVVSLSLARSHFLLPGFLALTLRKVAYAQRVAPSPVVYSPSASISPFRSSLNFPIVISSLMISAVKGVVLFGRALYLAVFFSPNVIMALLEFACGPRFRKLQYEILHRTLERAGPAFIKFGQWIATRPDRFNKDLCLQLSKLHSNAPEHSFAFTKKSIENAFGRKLSEIFEEFDEAPVASGSIAQVHRASLKFQYPGQKVKSSEVAVKVRHPSVEQTMKRDFVIINFVAKLTTFIPGLNWLRLDECVQQFSVYMLSQVDLSREASHLSRFIYNFRGWKDVSFPKPIYPLVHPAVLVETYEHGESVARYVDGSEGHARLKAKVAHIGTHALLKMLLVDNFIHADMHSGNILVRPNNTPRGLFRSRKPHIIFLDVGMTAELSKVDRDNLLGFFKAVARRDGKTAAERTLKLSKQQNCPDPQAFIQEVEEAFTFWGTEEGDLVHPADCMHELFEKMRRHRVNIDGNVSTVMFTTLVLEGWQRKLDPGYDVMRTLQKMLLKSDWMKSLSYTIDGLMAP; from the exons ATGACCTTATTCTCAAG ATTTTTGATCACTGGAGTGGTGAAGAGAACTCTGTTCTCGAATCAGAATAATAGAACAGCTATTAGGGTTTCTGTAAGGTTGCCACAGTTCAGAATTCAGAGTCATGGACATCATTCATTGGGTCTTCTTCATAATGTTAAAGGAAGCTGTTTAGGTAATTATCATAATCTCGCAAGGAGGAGCTATTCGGTTTTATCTGCGAGCAATGTAGTTAAGCAACATGCTCAAGCCTCTTGGGAAAGGTTTCTTTATAGAGTAGCTATGAATCGTACTTGGAACTTGTCTCGGATAACTCAGATTGCTCAAGTGGTTAGCTTGTCTTTAGCCCGTTCTCACTTTTTGTTACCTGGTTTCTTGGCTCTTACTTTGAGAAAAGTGGCGTATGCGCAAAGGGTGGCTCCAAGTCCTGTGGTGTATTCTCCTTCAGCAAGCATTTCTCCTTTTAGGAGTTCGTTAAACTTCCCTATCGTTATCTCGTCTTTAATGATTTCTGCGGTCAAAGGTGTTGTTCTGTTTGGGAGAGCTCTCTATTTAGctgtttttttctctccaaatgTTATAATGGCGTTGTTAGAATTTGCGTGTGGTCCTCGTTTTAGAAAGCTACAGTATGAGATCCTCCATCGAACTCTGGAAAGAGCAGGTCCTGCTTTTATCAAATTTGGTCAATGGATTGCCACACGACCTGATCGGTTTAACAAGGATCTTTGTTTGCAGCTTTCAAAGCTTCACAGTAATGCTCCTGAGCACAGTTTCGCGTTCACCAAAAAATCTATTGAAAATGCATTTGGCCGTAAACTCTCTGAGATATTTGAGGAATTTGATGAGGCGCCTGTGGCGTCTGGGAGTATAGCTCAAGTACACCGAGCTTCCTTGAAGTTTCAGTATCCAGGACAAAAGGTGAAGTCCTCGGAAGTTGCTGTTAAAGTTAGACATCCTAGTGTTGAGCAAACGATGAAGCGAGATTTTGTGATCATCAATTTTGTGGCAAAGCTAACCACTTTTATTCCGGGGTTGAATTGGCTTAGATTGGACGAGTGTGTGCAACAGTTTAGTGTCTACATGTTGTCCCAAGTTGATCTCTCAAGAGAAGCTTCTCATTTGAGTCGGTTTATATATAACTTCCGTGGATGGAAAGATGTCTCTTTCCCTAAGCCCATATATCCACTTGTACACCCCGCTGTTTtggttgagacatatgagcaCGGAGAGAGTGTGGCTCGTTATGTAGATGGCTCAGAAGGACATGCACGGCTCAAGGCTAAAGTAGCTCATATCGGAACTCATGCTCTCTTGAAGATGCTCCTG GTTGACAACTTCATTCACGCTGATATGCATTCAGGGAATATTCTTGTCCGGCCAAACAATACTCCAAGAGGTCTTTTCAGATCGAGGAAGCCACACATCATTTTCCTAGATGTAGGCATGACTGCAGAACTCTCAAAAGTTGACCGAGATAACCTACTAGGTTTTTTCAAGGCAGTTGCACGTAGAGACGGAAAGACTGCTGCTGAACGAACACTAAAATTATCTAAACAACAGAACTGTCCTGATCCACAGGCCTTTATCCAG GAAGTAGAAGAAGCATTTACATTTTGGGGAACAGAGGAAGGAGATTTAGTCCATCCAGCTGATTGTATGCACGAACTATTCGAGAAAATGAGGCGTCATAGAGTTAATATCGACGGCAATGTGTCCACTGTGATGTTTACAACATTAGTTCTCGAG ggTTGGCAACGAAAACTCGATCCAGGATACGATGTGATGCGTACGCTACAAAAAATGCTGCTGAAAAGCGATTGGATGAAATCACTTTCTTACACAATCGATGGACTGATGGCTCCTTAG
- the LOC104714494 gene encoding defensin-like protein 106: MAITTKTLTAFVFSIICIISYVDCHTTIASAPAPGMYGTESSPGNDPVKYGGCFITPACFAPGQYTIGCIVYCKTSHYAIGKCEGPKCCCYQHIDNASEVKQSNQM; encoded by the exons ATGGCTATTACTACGAAAACGCTAACCGCATTTGTTTTCAGTATCATTTGTATTATATCTTATGTTGATTGTCATACAACAATTGCTAGTGCCCCAGCCCCAGGCATGTACGGAACGGAATCTTCACCAG gTAATGATCCTGTCAAGTATGGAGGTTGCTTTATAACACCAGCGTGTTTTGCCCCAGGCCAATATACCATTGGTTGCATTGTGTATTGTAAAACATCTCATTATGCTATTGGCAAGTGTGAGGGACCAAAATGTTGTTGTTATCAACATATTGATAATGCGTCTGAGGTGAAACAATCCAACCAAATGTAA
- the LOC104714492 gene encoding uncharacterized protein LOC104714492 — protein MSVLLILLLLVRFITPSSQSSIRNLLEARGLPGGLFPDNVESYSLDEKTGELEVQLQNPCFARFENRVFFDSVIKANLSYGGLVGLKGLKQEELFLWLPVKGIAVNDPSSGLVLFDIGVAHKQISRSLFEDPPVCYPPGSIMEKLEKSKMDIQLKR, from the exons atgtctgtgcttcttattcttcttcttcttgtccgaTTCATTACTCCATCTTCACAGTCTTCGATCCGAAACCTCCTCGAAGCTCGTGGTTTACCAGGTGGTTTGTTTCCAGACAACGTGGAGAGTTATAGTCTAGATGAGAAGACAGGGGAGCTCGAAGTTCAGCTACAGAATCCTTGTTTCGCTCGGTTCGAAAACAGGGTTTTCTTTGATAGTGTGATTAAAGCAAACCTAAGCTATGGTGGGCTTGTTGGACTTAAAGGTTTAAAACAAGAAGAGCTTTTCCTTTGGTTACCAGTAAAAGGCATTGCAGTGAATGATCCTTCTTCTGGACTTGTTCTGTTCGATATCGGTGTTGCTCATAAACAAATCTCTCGTTCTCTTTTTGAAGATCCTCCTGTTTGTTATCCTCCTG gaTCTATAATGGAGAAGTTAGAGAAAAGCAAGATGGATATTCAGCTAAAGAGatga
- the LOC104714488 gene encoding equilibrative nucleotide transporter 7-like has translation MSNPEDIPSRLEGKNVARLVCCILGIGSLVAWNAMLTITDYYYQIFPKYHPSRVLTIVYQLFANVFIITLAYKEAKLNTRFRNILGYSLYTAGTFCLIILDLASHGSGSVAAYVVLCLIVAVFGLADAVVQGAMVGDLSYMCPEFIQAFMGGLGIAGVLTSGLRLITKAIFDKSHDGLRKGPLLFIGIATLIQLACVFLYTLVFAKLPIVKYYRAKAGKEGAKTVSADLAAAGLQDQAQQVQQMDESKIQKLTKKQLLRENIDLEINLFLIYVVTLSIFPGFLYENTGEHRLGDWYAPVLVAMYNGWDAIARFIPSIKGLTIESRKWITVCVVARFLLVPAFYFTAKYADQGWMLFLTSFLGLTNGYLTVCIFSTAPKGYNGPEANALGNLMCVFLLGGIFAGVCLGWLWLIGNDSF, from the exons ATGAGTAATCCAGAGGATATCCCTAGCAGGCTCGAG GGTAAGAATGTAGCACGACTTGTGTGTTGTATCCTAGGTATAGGGTCTCTCGTGGCATGGAATGCAATGCTGACCATCACTGATTACTATTATCAAATTTTTCCG AAATACCATCCTTCGAGGGTGTTAACAATAGTTTACCAATTGTTTGCGAATGTGTTTATAATAACACTTGCCTATAAAGAAGCTAAGCTCAATACTCGCTTTCGTAACATTCTCGGGTACAGCCTTTATACCGCTGGTACCTTTTGTCTCATCATT TTGGATCTTGCTTCGCATGGCAGTGGAAGCGTAGCAGCATATGTTGtcttgtgtttgattgttgctGTTTTTGGGCTCGCTGATGCTGTTGTACAAGGTGCAATGGTTGGAGATTTGTCCTACATGTGCCCCGAGTTCATCCAGGCCTTCATGGGCGGTTTAGGCATAGCTGGAGTTCTAACTTCCGGATTAAGGCTTATTACAAAAGCAATCTTCGACAAGTCTCATGATGGTCTTCGAAAAGGACCTT TGCTGTTCATAGGAATCGCGACATTGATCCAGTTAGCCTGTGTTTTTCTATATACATTAGTCTTTGCTAAGCTCCCTATCGTGAAATACTACCGTGCCAAGGCTGGTAAAGAAGGGGCCAAAACCGTTTCTGCGGATCTGGCCGCAGCTGGCCTCCAAGACCAAGCTCAACAG GTTCAACAAATGGACGAGTCCAAGATCCAAAAACTAACCAAGAAGCAGTTATTACGGGAAAACATAGATCTTGAAATCAATCTATTCTTGATTTACGTCGTGACACTATCGATTTTCCCGGGATTTCTATACGAGAACACAGGAGAACATCGATTAGGCGATTG GTATGCACCAGTTCTAGTAGCCATGTACAATGGATGGGATGCAATCGCTAGGTTCATTCCCTCGATCAAAGGGTTAACAATAGAGTCGAGGAAATGGATCACTGTTTGCGTTGTGGCACGTTTCTTGCTCGTCCCGGCCTTTTACTTTACGGCTAAATACGCTGATCAAGGATGGATGCTTTTCCTCACCTCTTTCTTGGGGTTGACTAACGGTTATTTAACCGTTTGTATCTTCAGCACTGCACCAAAGGGTTACAAT GGACCTGAAGCAAATGCGTTAGGGAATTTGATGTGCGTGTTTCTATTGGGAGGGATCTTTGCTGGTGTTTGTTTGGGTTGGCTTTGGCTCATTGGCAACGATTCGTTTTAG
- the LOC104714490 gene encoding putative DNA (cytosine-5)-methyltransferase CMT1: MHIFNLFLVSLYLGVLIKNRLSTACTSLEPNRVLSVREIARLQGFPGCYRLHGPVKQKHIQVGNAVAVPIGVALGYAYGIESQTLCDDKPVIDYPFIYPE, encoded by the exons aTGCACATTTTTAATCTATTCTTGGTTTCTCTCTACCTCGGTGTATTAATTAAAAACCGGTTATCTACAGCGTGTACTTCACTCGAACCAAACCGAGTTCTCTCGGTCCGCGAAATTGCAAGACTACAAGGATTTCCTGGTTGCTATAGGCTACATGGCCCTGTTAAACAAAA GCACATTCAGGTTGGGAATGCGGTTGCTGTTCCAATCGGGGTTGCCTTAGGATATGCGTATGGAATTGAGAGTCAAACGCTGTGTGATGATAAGCCTGTCATAGACTACCCTTTCATTTATCCTGAATga
- the LOC104714493 gene encoding transmembrane protein 87A, with protein sequence MCDRPLGLWAIWVLLLGSLIGAANSSIHEYKNEKFIVKFNARFFHGGSEGLYASQFQDLNASSPDNDDKPFKGKSFIRFDDVTFVRTKESASKQNAMQSTAGLVEAIILEVKDRDRIGGAFLKSDAICCTPDLADTGSCSLGEVIINRSSNDLEWPRQIKTFFKGNKTEVNMSPETVFINKTGMYYLYFMICDPELDGTKIRGRTVWKNPDGYLPGKVAPLMKVSGFMSLAYLLLGLVWFVRFVQFWKDIIQLHYHITLVIALGMCEMAVRYFEYANFNSTGMRPMDVTLWAVTFSSIKKTLSRLLLLVVSMGYGVVKPTLGGITSRVLLLGVIYFVATEALELVEHLGNINDFSGKTMIFLVIPVALLDACFILWIFSSLARTLEKLQIKRNMAKLELYRNFTNALAIAVLLSIAWIGFELYFNGTDPLIELWRMAWIIPAFWNLLSYGLLVVICILWAPSNNPTRYSYLAEAGDEFEEEGVSLTGSGVKSTEDVERNELLFGLPDDVEEGKRE encoded by the exons ATGTGCGATCGTCCGTTAGGGTTATGGGCGATTTGGGTTTTGCTCCTCGGAAGCTTGATCGGAGCTGCGAATAGCTCGATTCATGAGTACAAGAACGAAAAATTCATTGTAAAATTCAATGCCCGCTTCTTCCATGGCGGTAGCGAAGGTCTCTACGCTTCTCAATTTCAAGATCTAAATGCTTCTTCTCCTGATAATGATGATAAGCCTTTTAAAGGCAAGTCCTTTATTAG GTTTGATGATGTAACCTTTGTGAGGACAAAGGAATCAGCTAGCAAACAGAACGCAATGCAGTCAACAGCAGGATTGGTGGAAGCTATAATACTTGAGGTGAAAGACCGTGATAGGATTGGTGGAGCTTTTCTCAAATCCGATGCGATTTGTTGCACGCCAGATCTTGCTGATACTGGATCTTGTAGTCTAGGGGAAGTTATTATTAACAGAAGTTCTAATGATCTTGAGTGGCCAAGACAGATCAAGACCTTTTTTAAAGGGAATAAGACTGAAGTTAATATGTCCCCTGAAACTGTGTTTATCAATAAGACTGGGATGTACTATCTTTATTTCATGATATGTGATCCGGAGTTGGATGGCACTAAAATCAGAGGAAGAACAGTTTGGAAGAACCCTGATGGTTATTTACCTGGAAAGGTAGCTCCTTTGATGAAAGTTTCTGGCTTCATGTCGTTAGCTTATCTTTTGCTTGGCCTAGTTTGGTTTGTGAGGTTTGTTCAGTTTTGGAAAGATATAATTCAGTTGCATTATCATATCACTTTGGTTATTGCTCTTGGCATGTGTGAAATGGCTGTTCGATACTTTGAATATGCTAATTTCAATTCGACTGGGATGAGGCCTATGGATGTTACTCTGTGGGCTGTGACCTTTTCGTCCATCAAAAAAACGCTTTCTAGGCTTCTGCTTCTTGTTGTCTCTATGGGTTATGGGGTGGTAAAGCCTACCCTTGGTGGCATAACCTCGAGGGTACTTCTTCTTGGTGTCATATATTTTGTCGCAACAGAGGCTCTTGAGTTGGTTGAGCATTTGGGAAACATCAATGACTTTTCGGGAAAGACTATGATATTTTTGGTGATTCCTGTGGCACTACTGGATGCTTGCTTTATTCTGTGGATTTTCTCATCACTGGCAAGAACACTTGAGAAACTTCAG ATTAAGAGAAACATGGCTAAGCTTGAGCTTTATAGGAACTTCACCAATGCACTTGCAATCGCTGTTCTGCTCTCTATTGCTTGGATTGGTTTCGAG CTATACTTTAATGGAACTGACCCTCTAATCGAACTCTGGCGAATGGCGTGGATCATTCCAGCTTTTTGGAACCTACTCTCTTATGGTCTGTTAGTTGTCATATGCATCCTTTGGGCTCCATCCAATAATCCTACAAG GTACTCATACTTAGCGGAAGCAGGGGACGAGTTTGAAGAGGAAGGTGTCTCATTGACGGGTAGTGGAGTAAAGAGTACAGAAGATGTTGAAAGGAATGAACTTCTATTTGGGCTTCCAGATGATGTTGAAGAGGGCAAACGCGAGTAA